In Sparus aurata chromosome 5, fSpaAur1.1, whole genome shotgun sequence, the genomic window TCCAGTAACATGACACCCAAAGTCAGTTTATACCAGGATGTGGTGTACATTACCCCACacagtaaaaaacaacagagaaccACAATCTTCAAAGTGGCCGACAGCTGTATTAACGGCACAACACAGAAGGACGTCAAATGGGCAATAAAGCTTCCTCATGATCTGACTCAAACGATCCAGAACTGTGATATTATCAAATTGGGATATTATGTGAAGGTGGGTAATGGTGTAACAGTGGATCTGTCTGTTGCTTGAGTTTATTGACCCTTAAATATTGATTAAGACCTTTAATTGTTGTCAGATACTCACTTGCTATTCTATTTTAAAAGTAAAGCATTGTGTGTCCTATTTTTCCTCAGGTGTACCTGGACATCAGCTTTTCTTTCGATCCAGAAGTCGTGTTCCCTGTGGTCATTATTCCTCCTGACTTAGCTCATGGCCCTCAGCCTGGTGTAGCTGTGGGTCCCTATCCAGCCGGGGCTTTTGGGGGACAAGGCAACAGTGACTTCCCTCCCACTGCAGTTGCAATGGGTCCCTATCCTGCAGGGGCTTTTGGGGGACCAAGCAACAGCAACTTCCATCCCCCTGTGGTTCCTGGGGGTCCCTATCCCTACGGTCAGCCTGGAAGTTATTCAGCACCACCGCCTGCGTACCCTGCTCAGCCAGCACACATGAGTCAGCGCTACAATATACCAGTGCCACAGGCAGCCTCTCCATATGGAGATCCATACAACGCTCCTTCCTCTACGCTTCATCCTCCACCTCGTGCTCCAACATTTCACCCACCCCCAAGTGCCCCAGAGATCCaacctcctcctttttctcaAGCATTCAACATGTCCCCAACCGCTCCTGCGTACGACACGCTGCCTTCTGCACCAATGGCAAACACAGATTTCCTGTCTCAGTCAGATGAAGCCCCTCCAGCATATTTACTCCTTTTCCCGCCTCCTGCTAATGAAAAATCTGATGCCAAATAACACAATGTGTACTTAATTACGAACAGCTAGTAAGAAATCCAGTCCATTGTGTGCATTATTAATTTTTCGCATGTAAATAATGATATACAAAAATCAAGCATTTCGTATATGTGTATGTGATAATTGCTTTCTGGTCAGTGCAGGTTGCTAATTACATGCCGATAACCTTATTGCTCAAGTCCCGGTAAACAAGATACACTGTGAACTTTATGTGCCTTGCTAAACTCAGTGTTATGATTTACACGTATCTGCTCTACCTCGATCTGCTGtttgaaggccacatgaagtaaCTTAACAACATGTATTGTataaagaaaaagtcttttttatgttagttttttttaaatatagaaTTACAATAATATATAGTTTTTTCCTATAtagaaaattttactgctcaaagctcctttatggctatggagccgtaaaggagctcaatgagagttctcatttcagtctcgttgtagtcttttttggtctcaaacatttctcatttgtttctcctaaaattccttaggagcaataggtgagacttgagactttaccgctcaaaccttgctcctttccagcactggggagacattctgaaacttcattgagagcttgatgagatctcctttgaaacttacagggagcccaagttgagattttctgcacctgtttctcaggagaaacaattgagaaacaggagaaatcagccacagcctcactttggtgtCACATAGTtctctcatagttgtctaggagaaatgaatgagacactactgagatctcttttccagttttcgtttcctctgggttgTTATCCCTCTCAAATTGCCAGTATTTCTCTGACCTGcagattttaataaaaaattgCCAGGTAAAGTGTCACCGTGACTCTGAGTGAGAACACTTATACACCTatatcttttctctcctctgtatataaataattatacatttcaCTTAGACCAGTTAAATAGCCAAATATTTCACACACCGCACATAGTACAATGCAGTTACACTTACGATTGCATTTTGATTTAAGACAATTTAAGATTGCTTAAAATCAATTTCACCTCAtgttaatatataatatgtttaTATTATACAGTGGTGTGAAAAGTACCAACAAGTcatagttgagtaaaagtaaaatatcatGTGAAGATTTACTTTGGTGAAACTGAAAGTCAACCATACAAATAGTACTCTAATactttttgtttcgttttttggggtttttttttttatcagtaaacCACTCACATCACCAGATAATCTGAGACTTAAACTCTTGCAGTCTGAGCCCGGCCTAAGATTCTATTCCTTGTATCAAAAGCTGCATAGTCACCCTTATTAAACACAATTGCCAAATACATAAagtgcagtaaaagtacaatatttgcctccaaaatataGGATcatcaagtaaagtacctcaaaattgtgctTATGTAGGCCATctttaagataaaataaaatgtttctttattgATCTCCCTTGGTATGGAGGAccaagtataaataaataaataaataaataaataaataaatgcataaataaatacataaataaatgcacaaataaatacataaataaataaataaatgcataaataaatgtataaataaatacatgcataaataaatacatgcataaataaatgaataaataaataaatgctgaaataaatgtataaataaataaataaaagtataaataaaagaataaatgctatttatttatttatttatacatttctgttcacctacatttatttatttctgtatttctgttcacctacatttatttatttctgtatttctgttcacctacatatatttatttctgtatttctgtgtccatatgtaaatgaggaggtaggaggtcctaacctcagtcaagagcatgattggttacaggagtgtgctcgatgagggtctactacttctgccttactagcagcgctgaatcctgtacactgtacaggaatgttgctggctaccagcaagcccgctcagctaactgttagctgcagttgttgacatttgttcatgtagctctggtttagttatgaatttgactggcgttcattttaacttgcgagggtcccagatgtgctggtggtgtggtttgagaatcccgtctggagagagagggatcctcagccatgtccgctaaccaggaaaaacattctgctcatcgctccaagtcatgtatatgtgtatctagacgagcgctacagagcacaaatcgtccaaaagtgcatgttgtcggcctcatatctttgtcgtgaatgtctgtactctcaaataactcatgggtggaacaggctgaggcatttgttcacgccgagcggctcgagagcggagtggagaccccttttagctcttatgttagctgttagctgcttgctgtagcgcagcgtccaggttaccttgtgacaccggttaccatcgggtatttttcattccgcactgttcaaatggtcgcttaaagccatcgttccgagccgcatacatcgttataaagctgaagctaagtcggtgagaaaactgtacactgtcatacagcctg contains:
- the LOC115582421 gene encoding arrestin domain-containing protein 3-like, encoding MPSVQSFKMTYDLLNDRGTFSEGDPVVGKVTLVLFKEITVESLSVKAKGDCDVRWTEKQGDRQKTCTATKRCFKQKQFLIAENSNGTVLTAGTHVFNFRMNIPSGSMPPSFRGDYGKIVYKLEARLCRSWRLDRTDEKEICFVSKAIPNLQSLNSSQVGSTDKEIGIFGRRKVDMDVIVDKSVYAPGETVVVLAKVHNASSSNMTPKVSLYQDVVYITPHSKKQQRTTIFKVADSCINGTTQKDVKWAIKLPHDLTQTIQNCDIIKLGYYVKVYLDISFSFDPEVVFPVVIIPPDLAHGPQPGVAVGPYPAGAFGGQGNSDFPPTAVAMGPYPAGAFGGPSNSNFHPPVVPGGPYPYGQPGSYSAPPPAYPAQPAHMSQRYNIPVPQAASPYGDPYNAPSSTLHPPPRAPTFHPPPSAPEIQPPPFSQAFNMSPTAPAYDTLPSAPMANTDFLSQSDEAPPAYLLLFPPPANEKSDAK